Proteins from a genomic interval of uncultured Desulfuromusa sp.:
- a CDS encoding ABC transporter permease produces the protein MLNYAIRRLLLLIPLLIFVSLFVFAILKLTPGDPATALLGDQATEEAIALARAKYALDQPFYLQYVHMMVNFFSGELQSIFYKGNVLSIVLQRLPATLELGFLSLLIAVIVSIPVGIISAVKRNSFFDYASMSIAMFGVSIPVFFTGILLIYLFAVILKILPASGYGGHIWTIEGLRHMILPALSLSFVLMASTTRLTRSAMLEVINQDYIRTARAKGVSRFVVVMYHAFKNALIPITTNIGNQIARMFAGAVLTETVFAWPGVGRLAVNAIFRRDEPLVFGCVLLMAVVYVVINLLVDLVYGFLNPQISYD, from the coding sequence GTGCTTAACTACGCAATTCGCAGACTCTTACTTTTGATCCCACTGCTGATATTTGTTTCTCTTTTTGTCTTTGCTATTCTCAAACTGACTCCAGGTGATCCGGCAACAGCACTTCTGGGTGATCAGGCAACCGAAGAGGCCATTGCTCTGGCCAGGGCGAAATATGCTCTCGACCAACCCTTTTATTTGCAATACGTACACATGATGGTTAATTTTTTCTCAGGCGAATTGCAGTCCATTTTTTATAAGGGAAACGTCCTCTCCATTGTTCTGCAACGTCTGCCGGCAACTCTGGAGTTGGGTTTTTTATCTCTCCTGATTGCGGTTATCGTATCAATTCCGGTCGGTATTATCTCAGCGGTCAAACGCAACTCCTTTTTCGACTATGCTTCCATGTCGATCGCTATGTTCGGAGTTTCAATCCCGGTCTTTTTTACCGGCATTCTGCTGATCTACCTCTTTGCCGTCATTCTCAAAATTCTCCCTGCATCAGGCTACGGCGGTCATATCTGGACGATTGAGGGCTTAAGACACATGATTCTACCTGCCCTGTCTCTGTCGTTTGTGCTGATGGCATCAACAACCCGTCTGACCCGCTCAGCCATGCTCGAAGTCATCAATCAGGATTATATCCGTACCGCTCGAGCCAAAGGGGTCAGTCGTTTTGTCGTGGTGATGTACCACGCTTTTAAAAATGCCCTGATTCCGATAACAACCAACATCGGGAACCAGATCGCCCGGATGTTTGCCGGTGCCGTTCTGACGGAAACTGTTTTTGCCTGGCCGGGGGTTGGCCGCCTGGCTGTCAATGCCATCTTTCGTCGTGATGAGCCCCTGGTTTTCGGCTGTGTTCTCCTAATGGCCGTCGTTTATGTTGTTATCAACCTGTTGGTCGATCTGGTCTACGGCTTCCTTAACCCTCAAATCAGCTACGACTAG
- a CDS encoding ABC transporter permease yields MKLILLVNILLLALFSGQMTTNMDTILSYSIFAGATLLLAVMILTLQRRNKTKEQGIRTTWDLMWSKLKRNKSAMAGMWVVCALCYIAILAPFIVPFDPYVMDWGALSLGPESRHWLGTDEMGRDTLARAIYATRIAMGIGLLAVTLNSILGTSLGLLAGYYGGKTDNFIMRLLEFWNSIPFILMAIALMAALGSGLFNLILVVSLTGILEFARIIRGDSQLLKKADYVNAARVMGIPDRQILKRHILPNCLAPIIVMATLRIGETILTIAGLSFLGLGIQPPMPSLGSMLANGQQFLYENITMSIVPGSVILLIVLAFNLFGDGLRDALDSRITQ; encoded by the coding sequence TTGAAACTTATCCTTCTCGTCAACATTCTTTTACTGGCCCTGTTTTCCGGACAGATGACGACAAATATGGATACCATCCTGTCCTACAGCATTTTTGCCGGTGCAACTCTGCTTCTGGCGGTCATGATCCTGACTTTACAGCGCCGCAACAAAACCAAAGAGCAGGGGATTCGCACCACCTGGGATTTGATGTGGAGCAAGCTGAAGCGGAATAAGTCAGCCATGGCCGGAATGTGGGTTGTCTGTGCGCTTTGTTATATTGCCATCCTCGCCCCTTTTATCGTCCCTTTTGATCCTTATGTTATGGACTGGGGAGCCCTGTCCCTGGGGCCGGAGAGTCGCCATTGGCTCGGAACTGATGAAATGGGCCGGGATACGTTGGCACGAGCAATCTATGCCACTAGAATTGCTATGGGAATTGGCCTGTTGGCCGTCACTTTGAATTCAATTCTCGGCACAAGTCTGGGATTACTCGCTGGTTATTACGGAGGTAAAACCGATAATTTCATAATGCGCCTGCTTGAGTTCTGGAACTCCATTCCTTTCATTCTGATGGCCATTGCCCTGATGGCGGCCCTGGGAAGCGGTCTCTTCAACCTGATTCTGGTCGTCAGCTTGACCGGAATTCTCGAGTTTGCCCGTATCATCAGAGGCGATTCCCAGCTTCTGAAAAAAGCCGATTACGTCAATGCGGCAAGGGTCATGGGCATTCCCGATCGGCAAATCCTTAAACGCCACATTTTGCCGAACTGTCTAGCCCCTATTATCGTTATGGCCACCCTGCGTATCGGTGAAACAATCCTCACTATTGCCGGGCTGTCTTTTCTGGGTCTGGGAATCCAGCCACCAATGCCCAGTTTGGGCAGCATGCTTGCCAACGGACAACAGTTTCTTTACGAAAATATCACCATGTCGATTGTTCCCGGAAGTGTCATTCTGTTAATCGTTCTGGCCTTTAACCTGTTTGGTGACGGCCTCCGGGATGCCCTCGATTCCCGCATTACCCAATAG
- a CDS encoding ABC transporter ATP-binding protein translates to MDSDILLEIKDLQTTFSTEDGEVNGCNGVSYSLKKGETLAVVGESGSGKSVTAMSILRLIPEPPGKIVRGKILFAGIDLTTASEKEMRKIRGKEIAMIFQEPMTSLNPVLTVGQQIGESLKLHEHQLTTAAVKQRVIELLDLVGIPAAKQRYNEFPHQLSGGMKQRVMIAMALACSPRILIADEPTSALDVTIQAQILSLIKKLQQQLDMSVLMITHDLAVVAETADSVAVMYGGRIVEYGAVDEIFHQSKHPYLEGLKKSMPRLDIEQDELYTITGMVPNPLDIPAGCPFRSRCPQEMECCQSEPPAIFFSDSHYARCWLYADGGHHG, encoded by the coding sequence TTGGATTCTGATATTTTACTGGAAATAAAAGATCTACAGACCACTTTCAGCACCGAGGATGGAGAGGTCAATGGCTGCAACGGTGTCAGTTACAGCTTGAAAAAAGGTGAAACTCTGGCGGTCGTCGGTGAATCAGGTTCAGGAAAATCAGTCACGGCCATGTCGATTTTGCGCCTGATTCCAGAACCACCCGGAAAAATCGTACGGGGGAAGATTCTGTTTGCCGGTATTGACCTGACGACTGCCTCTGAGAAAGAGATGCGTAAAATCAGGGGCAAAGAGATCGCAATGATCTTTCAAGAACCCATGACCTCACTGAACCCGGTTCTAACAGTCGGGCAACAAATCGGGGAGTCACTGAAACTCCATGAACATCAACTCACAACAGCAGCGGTGAAACAACGTGTCATTGAACTCCTTGATCTGGTCGGAATCCCGGCGGCGAAGCAACGTTATAATGAATTTCCCCATCAGCTCAGCGGAGGAATGAAGCAGCGGGTGATGATCGCTATGGCTCTGGCCTGCAGTCCACGTATCCTCATTGCCGATGAACCAACCAGCGCTCTGGATGTCACCATTCAAGCGCAAATCCTCAGTTTGATCAAAAAATTACAACAACAACTGGATATGTCAGTCCTGATGATTACCCACGATCTTGCTGTTGTTGCAGAAACTGCTGATTCCGTCGCCGTCATGTATGGTGGACGGATTGTAGAATATGGAGCCGTTGATGAAATCTTTCATCAGTCAAAACACCCCTATCTGGAGGGACTGAAAAAATCGATGCCGCGGTTGGATATAGAACAGGACGAACTCTACACAATTACCGGTATGGTACCCAACCCCCTCGACATTCCGGCAGGCTGCCCTTTCCGCTCACGCTGTCCACAGGAGATGGAGTGCTGTCAGAGTGAACCACCTGCCATCTTCTTTTCAGACAGCCACTATGCCCGCTGCTGGCTCTATGCAGATGGAGGCCATCATGGCTGA